AGTCTTTGTCAAGATGCAGTAGTAATTTACCAGAAGAGCTGATAAGGGAAATACTGTCACGGGCTTGTGTTATATCATTGCACCGCTGCAGACTAGTTTGTAAGTCATGGGAATCGATTATTATCAACCCTGAATTTTTGGAAGCTCAGCACCTCCGTTCCCATAAAAACGTACCCTCTGTACTTATGATCACTTCAAGAACAGACGAGGAAGAACGAGGAGGAGAAGAAGGAAGATTTTACGGACATCGTGCTGCCACTATTGTGTACCCTAATTATCCTGAGTATTCAGTGAATCTCCCTATCATGCAACCTTTTGATAATGTGGATTTCGTAAGCTCATGTAATGGCATTGTGTGTGCTTCTGAGAGTTTTCACAGTCGTAATGATTTTCGTGGTAATATATATTTGTTTAATCCTTTAAACTGGTTGTCCAAGACACTTCCTCCTTCCATTGTTTATGAAAACCAACATCTACTCTTCGTTGGTTTTGACGTTGTGTTTGGATTTGATTTTTTGTCGGCTGACTATAAGGTTCTAAAGatagggtatcaaagaattaATGGGAGACTTGTTAAATTACAGGCAGTGCAATTGTATTCTTTTGATTCCGGTTTGTGGAAGGAGATTGAGGTTGCTATTGAATTACCGAGTCTTTTGTGTTATCCTGCTTGTCCTACTTTAAGTTCCGGTCCTGTTGTTGATGGGGTTTTATATTTGGAAGCTGTGAATACTATAATAACATTCGATTTGCATAATGAATTGTTTGGACTGATTCCGTATCCTAGCTTTATGCACACAAGGAAATCgaatgttttggattttgaaggtTCTGTTGCGGTGGTGCTTGAATCCGTTACTGAGGGATCATCGCCTGATAAAAAGGAGGTCAGTCTATGGACTGTAGAATCTGTTTCTGATGAGGTTTTTTGGAACAAATTATTTACTTTTGATGCTGGTTTGGAGGAGATAGACTGGTTGTTTGTGTACTGTGGTGCTGACAAGTTTGTTGGAAGTAGCAGCGTTGGAACAGTGATGTATGACTACAAGAAGAAAGAGACTGAACGTATCAGACTTCCATCCCAAAGCTTCCCTGTAAAAGTTTTCAAGCACACGGAGAGCTTAATTTGCGTAGAAGATTGAAGATTTGAGGAAGTTAACGACAGCTGATCTGAGGGAGTTATATGAAGAAGAATGGTTCTCTTGCAGGTAACTGttacctctctctctctctctctctctctctctccctccctccctccctccctctctctctctcaatcaATCAATCAACACTTGTTTCATCTTTGTTTCTTGAAGGTATTATCAATTTATATAATAAAGGAATTAGTTCAACATTTGAATTGTGTCTGTAATTTGTTAACTACATCTGGATAGCAGATATTTTTCATAAAATGTAAGACTGTTTGACTTTGACATGCTACATTCGAGTTACCACTTGTAATTTTACAATACAAAGTTTATTTATAAGTTCAACTAATCTTCTTTCACATATCGAGAAATATGCATTCCACATTCAAAAGACTTTGTGATCGATGAGGATGACATAATTTATAGAGATTATGCTGATATCCGGATAGCTGTCAATGGTCAGTTACTGATGGAAGTAAATCTAGTTGTTATGTAGATGGTGATGGATTAAGGAAAGCGTTAATGGTGCCTTCCTTTGATATATACTAACTGCTATATGTGTTCTTTTAAGTAGCTAATATGTTTTGGAGTAATGTTCTGCAATCTGAACCAACAGAAAGATATAGAGAATTAGGGATGACTTTATGTTATTATTATATAGTTTCTTCTGCTAGTCAGTGTTCTAAGTGCATATTGCATTTCATAACCCAGAATTACTTTTAATGCTCATATATATTAAATCAAACTTGCAATGAAGTTCTGTAAAAAACACTTTCTGTTTGGACATTATAACGTCAAGGAACATAATACAAGTATAATAATAACGTCAAGGAATAATAAGAGAAAGAACATAATATAAGTATGATAATAACGTCAAGGAATAGTATGATATGAGTAAAGAACTATGACAATAAAGTTTTGTTAATTATCACACTATTCCTTAACGTTATTCTCATTCTTGTATTATATTGTTTCTCTTATTAAGCTAAAAAATACTTTAGTTTTTGGACATATCTTATAAGCTACAGTAATATCTGAAGTAAACGAAAATCAAATTTAATACATGGAACAACATAATATAAAGCCTTAAACACTCAGTTTTATAATTTTATGCTTTCAGAATCTACAGTTATATGTTGCTTACTCCTTAGATAAACAACGACGGGCCAATGATCTTGTACTcgataaattaaataaaattgaaGAGCACCTGTGAGTTGTAAACTTCTGCTACCGCACTAGCTTCATTTTCATTCAATCATATGTATAAGCCGGGTTCAATGGTAAGCTTGCAAGCTTATGCTAGGGAGCTTATTTCTgatcaaaataaatattttttatatttccATAAATAAATTGTTGGCATTGCAAACAGTGTCTACTATAGCTTTCTCAACCAAAATTACAAATTACATTTACCGGGAATACAAGGAATGCACAATGAAGCCCTTTCTACACTGGCTTAGAGTGAGGGACTCGAATATAGCTGATGCTCATGTCATTTTTCTATGCCCTCCAAATGCCCAAATCTGTGATTGCAAAGGAGTTGTAGGATGTCATATTAGGATCGATTTCTTCATATAATCACATATTAAATAAAACAACAATGTAGCATATGCAATCATTACCGAGTACAATTTATATGTGGTAGAACTGAAACTAATTATCTCGATGTAAGATTTCTGCATGTTTCAAAGGGGAAACCAAGCTAAATTGAATCCATCCTCTATACATGATATTTAAATTTGTTGAAACTATTTTTCCGTCTTAATCAACCATTATTTGCTTCAAGGAAATTTTGATTTTTGACTGATAGTTTCGTTCTATAGTAGAAATTTAGAATTCAAGTGCAGATGCTACTCATATTATAATATTTGATGCATGAATTTAtcatagaatttttaaaaaatgttgCATGAGCCTAAATAATCGAGTCTGCTCACAAATTGTTCACGAGCCTATAAACAAGCTTGCTTGCAGGCTTTTGAGTGGAGCTTTGACGTCCTCAAGCTCAGCACGTTAGTAAATTGTGTTGCTTGGATAGTTTTTGAAGAACCAAAGCGGGCCAAACTTTTATCGAGCTCATGCCGAACCGCATGAGTGACAGGCGTCATTTACAGCCTTAGATGTGAGGTACATATTTTTTCGGACTTCTTTTAATTTGTACTCTTTATCGAACAAAACTCAGTATTATCCTCACATGCAAATTTAAGTATGTACCATTGCTTTGCTTTTGATGATTTATAAGTTACAAATTATCCGTTTTGACATGCAACTGAACtaacaaaatagaaataattcATTCAAAAGAAAAAACTACTTGTAAGATATAAGCCAAGCAAGTCTTTGGAAACGCACAAAAACTTCTAATTCTAATATTTTAGCCAAGGAAGCCCTTTGAGTTTTAACTAACCTTTAGGTTCGAATCCCAACTTCCGGTGCATAAAGCGCTCCCATCAGCAGACAAGCCCAAACAGCTGATCCGGCCCTCGTGCGAGTTGTGGAGAGAGCCTAAGTTCAAAACCACCTACAATACAAAAACTGAATAAGATAGCAGCCTACCACAATCATCAGACCATAAAAACTGGGCATATATAGACACACACGAATATTTACAACAAAAAAAAAAGGAAACAGCAGTGAGAAGGTGCGATTCCAAATTATCAATCCACAGcattttgtttttaattttacATATTTCAACCAATCCAGCTACCATgttcttaatattaatttttcTGCTTAGACTTCATCTACTTATATACCTGTGCCAACAAAGTATCCCATACGTAACAATCGCCATTGGCGTAACCCGCAAAGAGAAGTCGGCCTGATACGGAGAAAGCAATTGAAGTTACTTGTGCAAAATCGGAATCTGAATTTGGCTGATTATATACTTGGAGTTGATGACCCGTTCTAATGTCAAATAATCTGCAAGTTCCATCTTCTGAACCGGTTCCAAACCTGTTGCCATCTGGAAAATACTTTACAGAACTAACATCACCCTCGTGCCCATAAAATGTACGGACTGCTCGACTTGCAACACGAGTATCCCACAGGCGCGCAGTTGCGTCACAAGAACCAGAAACGAACAATCTTGAGTTTGACCCATTGATAGAAACGCTGAGGAACATAATACATTAGTAAGAAAGTCAAAGGATTTAAGATGTGTCATACACAGTCCCGATGCTTTTACAAAATGCATCTATACATCTAAAAGAGCTATTAATTTTGAATAGACATCTGACTGCATAGACTAAAATTAACACTTTTGTAACATGACACAAGAGGTGAAGTCCTGGTATAATGCCTATCACCATTATTACCAAAAAGAGGTTAGACCTACTGGCTATTTGAGCAAATTTCATTTCAACTAAGCCAGCACCTTCAACTAGATTGGACAGTGAGCAATGGATGAAACTGTTACAAATGTCAATATCTGACTTTATCTCACTATAAAGTTCAGTGATATATTATTATTACCTAGGATAAAATATTGAACTAACACCTATGAAGATCCTTGAACTTGCCACATGCAAACCTCTTTGGTATATGCCATTTCTGGTCTAGGGAACTAAGATACGATCACCTAGTTTATTACTAAGATAATATTAAACTAACAATTTAAACGCGGGGAGTGAGAATAACATTATAGACTGTAATAGGAATGCCATCATTGGAGCCAAAATTTGGCCCGGATACGACTGAGATTTGAAAGAACCTCTGGGAAATAATAAGATTATACCTAACATGGACAAGTTCAAAATATTTCAATGAATGAATAACTAACAGAAATTGTTTTCCATACTACTCATTACATATGATACTATAAGCAAAAGAAGGGTTTTACTACTATCTCTGTCGTTATGAACAAATTGAAAAACCAGAGTTGAAAGCTTTAGCTAGCACGTTGAAATACAGGGAACGCACCTCAATACATCAGCAGTGTGCCCAGATTGAAATTCACCACCAAAAACTGAAGTTCTCAGGCCTGTGGTAATGTCCCATAAAATGCATGTATGATCCCCTGAACTTGTTATTAGGTGAGTATCTTCATCTGGAACATACTGACATGAAGATACATATCCCTTATGACCACTTAGCATTCTTGATACCGGCACATTCCCATCCTTGTCCATGGAAGAATTTAGGTTAAAGATGGAGCAAATGCTATCAAGGCCACCACATGCAACAGATTGCCCACTAGGAGAGAAGGCACACGTCATGACCCACGGACAGGGCAACTTAATGGCATGAGTTTTCTGGCTGGTGAGAGCATTCCAAACTATCAACCTCCCATCTTGAGAGGCACTGACGATACGATTCTTTTCGGGTGTCCAGTCTAATGAGTACACCTGAATAATCATTCATTTATAAAACCTTATTCCTTACACAAATTTAAACCTTGTCTTTTTAGAGAAAAAAAGTATGAATTCCAAATTTACTTGAAAATAGTAAATAAAAAAAACAGCCTAATCAATAATGTTCTACTTTGTTGTAAAGGTATAAAATCGGGTGGAAATTGAACACTTTTTGAAATACAGTACGGAAAATATACATAATTTCCATTCCGTACACATTCCCTCATATAAACGTAAACTAGAATTCAATCATACTACCAGATTTGAGAATGAATGATCACTCTTACTCTCAAACCATTTAACTCAAAAACTCCATCCTACTAAGCACTCGTGTGTGCAAAGCATTTTAATAGCAATTAACTATTAGATAGGAAAAAATTACACAACATCACGACAAATATTCAATTCAACGTCACAAATAGAACTGCATCAGCGCGAATTAATAAAATCACACACAACACAACAATTACAAACTATATGAGATAACCTTTACGATTCAATTATAGTAGCAATCGAAACTACATGTACAAAAACATACATAAACAGTCTAAAATTAAAGAACAAATATATCGAAATCGAGGCAGGAATAAAAATAACCTTGCCAGAGTGTCCTTGCAGAG
This sequence is a window from Apium graveolens cultivar Ventura chromosome 9, ASM990537v1, whole genome shotgun sequence. Protein-coding genes within it:
- the LOC141683649 gene encoding guanine nucleotide-binding protein subunit beta-1-like, giving the protein MSVTELKERHLAATQTVNSLRQQLNQKRLLLLDTDVAGYSRAQNKLPVTFTPTDLVCCRTLQGHSGKVYSLDWTPEKNRIVSASQDGRLIVWNALTSQKTHAIKLPCPWVMTCAFSPSGQSVACGGLDSICSIFNLNSSMDKDGNVPVSRMLSGHKGYVSSCQYVPDEDTHLITSSGDHTCILWDITTGLRTSVFGGEFQSGHTADVLSVSINGSNSRLFVSGSCDATARLWDTRVASRAVRTFYGHEGDVSSVKYFPDGNRFGTGSEDGTCRLFDIRTGHQLQVYNQPNSDSDFAQVTSIAFSVSGRLLFAGYANGDCYVWDTLLAQVVLNLGSLHNSHEGRISCLGLSADGSALCTGSWDSNLKIWAFGGHRKMT
- the LOC141683734 gene encoding F-box protein At3g07870-like; this encodes MERSKSLSRCSSNLPEELIREILSRACVISLHRCRLVCKSWESIIINPEFLEAQHLRSHKNVPSVLMITSRTDEEERGGEEGRFYGHRAATIVYPNYPEYSVNLPIMQPFDNVDFVSSCNGIVCASESFHSRNDFRGNIYLFNPLNWLSKTLPPSIVYENQHLLFVGFDVVFGFDFLSADYKVLKIGYQRINGRLVKLQAVQLYSFDSGLWKEIEVAIELPSLLCYPACPTLSSGPVVDGVLYLEAVNTIITFDLHNELFGLIPYPSFMHTRKSNVLDFEGSVAVVLESVTEGSSPDKKETGCLCTVVLTSLLEVAALEQ